The genomic stretch AAAAGGCTCGCACGTTACCATTCTTTCGGGTTCTTCGTTGGGAACATCTTCTGTAATTGTTCCGTCTATATCGATAAGATAATTTTTAATTCCATCTTTCAGAATCGGACTGATATGCTCAATATAATCTAGCTCCATCGTTCAAAATTTTAAAGTGCAAAGTTACACTTTATCATTCAAACAGTTATATTAATCTTAGTTTATGTTAAAATTTTAACACAAAAACAAGTTTAAAAATAATAAAAATTAACCTTTCATTGCATTTTTCGTAAATAATGCGAATGTTTTTCACGTCAACAAAAGCCAATATTTCATAAATAATTAAAAAAACTAAACATTTATTTTACAAAATCACGTTTTAAACTTAAATTTGTAGGAATGGAAGAATTCATCGTATTAGTAAATCCCGAGGATGAAGTATTAGGTTTAATGGAAAAACAGCAGGCTCATATTAATGGTTTGCTCCATCGTGCTTTTTCCGTTTTTTTATTTAATGAAAACGGTGAAATGCTTTTGCAGAAACGTGCTGCCAACAAATATCATTCTCCTCAACAATGGACCAATGCCGTTTGCTCTCATCCCAGAATTGAAGAAACGTATCTTGAAGGTGCAAAAAGAAGGCTGAAAGAAGAATTAGGAATTGATGCTGAGCTTTCAGAAAAATTTCATTTTATCTATAAAGCAGACGTTGGAGGCGGACTTTGGGAGCACGAGCTCGATCATGTTTTCAGCGGAACTTACAATTCAGATTTTAGTCTGAATACAGATGAAGTGGAAGAAGTGCGCTATATTTCACCTGAAGATTTAGATAAAGAAATTTCGGAACATCCCGAGCAATTTACAGAATGGTTTAAAATTATTCTGGAAGAATATAAACATCATTTTTAAACACAATTATGAAAAAATCAATTTTAATTACGGCACTTCTGATATGTGTCTACTCATTTTCCCAAGATCTGGGCAAAGAACGTTACGAAAGCGAAAACTATTCGATTTCTATGCCCGATACCTGGAAGGCAACCGATGATGAAGGCATTGTAAATATCTTTCCCACCAATGAGATTGGCGCAATTACCATCTCAGAATATCACAATCTGGATCTGCCAAAAACAGATGTTAAAAAATTTATTCTTGCCTTGTACAATTCTCCCGATGAAGAGAAAAAAGTAAAAAATACAAGCAGTAAAAAAGGATATTCTGAATATCAGTATGAATATTTTGATGAGAAAGAAAAGCTTTTCTGGGTTACAAAATTATATCAGAAAGACAAAGACATCTTTCTTGTGAGCATCAATTGCCAGCAAAAACACTGGAACGGAAATTATATGAAAGTTTTCAACGAAGCTTTTGAAAGTTTTAAAATTAAAAAATAGAAATAAATCTACCTATGAAAAAAACAGCATTGTACGACAAACACGTTTCTTTGGGAGCGAAAATAGTACCGTTTGCAGGATTTGAAATGCCTGTACAATATTCCGGAGTAACGGAAGAACACTTTGCAGTAAGAGAAAAAGCAGGATTATTTGACGTATCTCATATGGGACAGTTTTTCGTTGAAGGTGCTGGTGCAAAAGATCTTTTGCAGTTTGTGACGACCAACAATGTAGATGTTTTAGAAAACGGAAAAGCTCAATACTCTTGTCTTCCGAACGAAAACGGAGGAATTGTAGACGACCTTATCGTTTACAAAATGGAAGATGAAAAATATTTTGTAGTTGTAAATGCTTCAAATATAGATAAAGACTGGGATCATATCTCAAAATACAACAGTTTCGGGGCAAGATTAACCAATGCTTCAGACGAAATGTCTCTATTGGCAATTCAGGGACCGAAAGCAACTGAAATTCTTCAGAAATTAACAGAAACTAATCTTTCTGAAATCCCTTATTATAACTTCACTGTAGGAACCGTTGCCGGAGTAAACGATGTGATCATTTCAAATACAGGTTACACAGGAAGCGGTGGTTTTGAAATTTATTTCAACAACGAATCTGCAGAAAAACTCTGGGATGCTATTATTGAAGCCGGATCAGAAGAAGGCATTATTCCTTGCGGATTGG from Chryseobacterium indoltheticum encodes the following:
- the idi gene encoding isopentenyl-diphosphate Delta-isomerase, producing the protein MEEFIVLVNPEDEVLGLMEKQQAHINGLLHRAFSVFLFNENGEMLLQKRAANKYHSPQQWTNAVCSHPRIEETYLEGAKRRLKEELGIDAELSEKFHFIYKADVGGGLWEHELDHVFSGTYNSDFSLNTDEVEEVRYISPEDLDKEISEHPEQFTEWFKIILEEYKHHF
- the gcvT gene encoding glycine cleavage system aminomethyltransferase GcvT, with amino-acid sequence MKKTALYDKHVSLGAKIVPFAGFEMPVQYSGVTEEHFAVREKAGLFDVSHMGQFFVEGAGAKDLLQFVTTNNVDVLENGKAQYSCLPNENGGIVDDLIVYKMEDEKYFVVVNASNIDKDWDHISKYNSFGARLTNASDEMSLLAIQGPKATEILQKLTETNLSEIPYYNFTVGTVAGVNDVIISNTGYTGSGGFEIYFNNESAEKLWDAIIEAGSEEGIIPCGLAARDTLRLEKGFCLYGMDIDDTTSPIEAGLGWITKFDKDFVSKDIFAKQKEEGITRKLVGFELTDKGVPRHDYPVVDAEGNVIGKVTSGTQSPMKKIGLGIAYVDKPHFKLGTEIFIQVRNKNIPAKVVKMPFV